The Alosa alosa isolate M-15738 ecotype Scorff River chromosome 8, AALO_Geno_1.1, whole genome shotgun sequence genome contains the following window.
GATTCAACGAAGGCCGAGACTTCCACCTTGGCAACCAAGCATTCAGATGTCCCAGTTGTTGTTTTTGAGGATCCTTTAAAGAAACAGAGAACAAAACCTCAAATAGAAATGACGGAAAGGAAAGAAGATGGAAAAGAAGTAAAGGTAAAGTCAGGAAAATAAACATAGCAATGCCACCGTTGCCACGTTAGGCCCTACGTCCTTTCAATAGAATTCATAGTTCAAATGCGTTGTTTTACTAGGTGTTAAACTGATACTTGTAGATAGTCTATATGCTGGCCTCACTCCGCTCCATATGCTCACATTAATTTCTTCTTTGCCCGTGTTATGTCTTCAGCACTGTTTTTATCGACACTTTGCAGCCTCCAGAAATGAAGAAACGTAAGacagaagaggaagatgaaTTCAGTATAGAAAAGGTAAGATTCAAATAGATGTAGCCCTACTACTCATAATTAAGTCATCTTTAAAGATACAGGAAGTGTGTGACTGTTGAGTATTTCTGATGGAGCAATGTTCTTCCTCTCTAAGGCAAGACTTGAAGTCCATAGATTTGGAATCACTGGCTACAAGAAGGATCAACAGAGAGTCTTTGAGCAAGACAGAGCAATCATGCTTGGAGCGATGGTATGTGTTTTTGACCATCAAACCATGACATCTGCGTTAGACACAAAATTATATAATTTGATCACATTTCAGTTATCTCTCTGAGGAATTGCATCAGTTGCATCGGCAACGGACTCCCTGAAAGTTGAGAGTTGAATAATGGTCAGTGTTCAGCACTTGCATCCATGATGCTCtctccattgttttttttcaaatgtcatCTCAAAACAGTATGTCATTTCAGAAGTAATACGTGCAGTAAAGGTTTATTTTGAAGATCAACGGTTACTCCCGAAAGCCAGTAACCTTGCTTCTTAGTATACCCCTCTGGGCTGAGTTCAAGATAGACAAAACATTGCAAAGCGTATGATTCAATGCAGACAGCGGTGCGTTGAGCAGGCTGTTTGTGCAAGCGCTCTGAGAAGGCCATTGTTTGCTTTCTTTTCGAAACTGTGACTTGAAAGCAAGGTCGGGTCGGATTTTATGCTCGGAGACCTCATGACCACACTTTTTTTTGGAAGTCGGGATGTTTCAAGTCAAGTTTACGGTCATCATGATCGCAGCATACTGGAACAGCTTGGTATGAGTCATTAGGTTGCAGAATTATATTTGAGAAATTAATCGTGGAGAAACATTAAGATCACTACAAATTGGATCTGCTTTATTGATGGTTTTTGATGGTTGAGTCCTTGTCAGTCATTCACACAGTCAGCCGTCTGCTGCCGTGTCTGGCCCCCCAAAACCTCCTCCTGGGGACAGAGCCTTTGTGGTTCTCTCTGGCACTCCACAAATTGGCTTCCCGCTCAGCCTCCTCCTTCCTGTCTCCAACCTCTGGCCTCAacactctctccttttctcctttgtCTTTCAGGCCTTCTGAAGCTAAACATAACGGGGgaacaatttattaaaattCAATGCTGAACCATTTTGATGTTTTAAATGTGAGCCTACTTTTTACGTAGCCCACTTATTGCTCCGAGCTCAAGTCGGTTCTGGAGATGCAAGGCTACTTCTTACACTCAATAAGAGCAGATGCCCTCTACTCACCCAGAGTCAAGTCCACTTTAGGAGACTGTCAAGCACAGCTTTTACATCGTCATCCCTCTGTTCATTTCTCTCAGAGTCTTTCAACTCTTTGTCCAAGAATGCATCAAGGTCATGAAGAACATTTAGGACGTCTTGTGGGATCTCCATGGGCAGAGTTAGTCCTTCTGCCCTCTCCCTAACCCTCCTGTCCAGGCCAGTTCTGCCGTCCTCGACCCGTTTCAGCTCCTTTATTAGGAGCTTTTGGAGTTCCTTTTTggtctttttgtttttatttttattttcatccaTGTCTAGTTCATGTCCATCAACGTTAACCCCCAAAGCCTCCAGCTCTCTCTTTAGTTCCTCCAGTCTGTATTTTTTCACGCACTTTTTAATGGCTCTATCTGAACAGTGCTCATCCTGCCGTGCTGCTAGGCAGCAGGCTAAGAACCAGCAGAACCACATTAAAATCAGATCACCAGAAATCAAAGTCCGAAAATCAATTTATCAACAAATCTGAAACCAGCCAACTTCTACACAAACTCAAGAGTGAACAAAAGTTCCAGTTTACCCTGTGCTATGTGTGTCTATGACATTCTGATGTTGCCTAGCCACCTTTGTGATCCTAAACGGAATGGTATCATAGAAGACTATTGTTACCAGTTAAATGCATCATTCAATGGAATCTTTGTGAAAGGTGGTAAATAATAACAGAAAAAGATATTATTTTCAGTTACACGCTCAGCTTAGATTTAGATATTTGACATTAATAAATGAGTCAACTATCCaaaatatatgtatttgttGCGCTAATATTTGGCTACACATCTACACCAAGATGAGCTGGAAAAAGTTGTACTCATAATATCTGTTCTGGGTTGGCAGGTCTGCATTAGTTGGTTAATATTATACAGATTTGTTAttgatatgttttttttattttttttattgttattgtctTGTAGCCTCCTAAAAAAGAATATGTAAATTACAAACACTACCAGCAAATGATCAAGGAgaagaaacagaaagaagaggaggaagctaAAGGGGTGAGTGGACAACACGCACTGTGCTGATGTTCTGCTACTATGGAGGTGCATTCACCCACTGACTGTAtgccctctctgtctgtgtaggACAAAAGTAAAAACAAAAGGAAAGAAGGGAAGCCAAGGTATGTAAATGTCAAGTGTTCATGGAGTCTTGATAAATCTGCTGTATAAAGTGATTTATGCATTGGGAAATCAAGCagctcaaactttttttcccatcaCAAAGCAGTAGATTAGATCTTGATATCTAACTCCTACCCAGCCTCCTGTAAAGAGTAAGAGGTGTCTAATGAGGTAATGCTGTAGTGTAATGCACGTGTGTCTTCGTCTTCCTCTGTCAGGGATAAGAAACCGAGGCCGATGTCCAGTGGAGAGCCTTCAGGTCAAATTGGACGGTTTAAAGGTGGCGTGCTGGTCCTGAACTCCAAACAATTACAGGCAATGAATGGCAAAATAAAAAAGTCTAAGTGACAAGATTTTTCCAACTTGCATATCAGTTATTTGTCAACCCCTTAACAGAGGTGCTTTGGTCTGGATCCAGATTGTTTTGTCCAATACTGTAAGTAAACAATACTGAAATGAAGAGAGAAGTTGCACGCTATATACCATCACAgtttattaatttaataaaagagggggagggaaaagACATTGTTCTTTGTTTACATCATATTGAAGTATTTTAGTATGAAAAAAAGAATGGCAGATACAATGCATTGTAATGTACAAACCACAGACAAGTAGAAAATGCACACATTTCAGGAGAAATAaaagatgtttttaaaaaaaaaaattggaaaagAAGAGTGCACATATAGCTGCAGCATTGGTACACACGCAGCTCTTTAAGATCCGTACACAGCCGCCACAGACACTGCAGATTCGTGGCATCCTGAAGGAGAAGCTGGCGTTCCCTGGGGCCCCGTTAACTGTAGTGCTACTCGGCCTGATTCTGAGGGAGTGGTAGCACACAGACAGCGCTAACGTCCTAACCTCCTCCAGAGGCAGTAGTCCTGGGATTGTGCCTCACCCCtttagcagagactttctaatgagacacggcactcaaaaaatcctccatagaaatgcatggggtttgtaacgccaatatggccgttgtctacacatatcccaccccttcctcggcaaaacgttgacacgtgaatacattgagccaatcatgtgctgtgttgtgaatacattgagccaataatgtggtgtgttgtgaagtgccaattatgtgttgtgatctcgccgttGGAGCAAGATTGCagtagattggtgtcgtgaagccttgcgcacgcgcatttctgccgagatGGATGCCCGATTCGTGCCCAAAAAGCGCTgccatatggccgccgagtggagggacttgcctaaaaggactttgccttTAGTCAGATGAGGGGCTGTATCTGATACTGTGGCATAACCACCTGGTGAACAAAAATGGCAAGGTTGTGTCTAACAAAATTAAAAGCAATAAATAAaggataaaataaaaataaatattaggaAATTAACAATTCTTTTTGAAAATACACCTGTGTCTGTGGCAcaattcagtgtttttttttccttttctttaaaGTAATGGACAGTAGGATTTCATAGCACCCTGgcaatatttttacattttatttagctATTTATTTTCCTTCAGGTCTTCATGTTTCACATTCAGAAGCAGGCTATCTTGTAATCATGTCAAAGGGGGAGGAAAATTGCATGCCAGACAAGCCACCACATGACATCAGTTACTAAGTGCACAACTACAACTCCCAGCAGCCCCTGGTCTCTCTCCCTGCTTCAaaagtgtttgagagtgtgCTTGCTCACTAGCTGGTGTGGACAAATAATGAGTCGTTATAGGCAGAATAAGCCCATTTGTGTGAGAAGAGGGTGGAATGTGTGCTTTCTTTATCAGAGACCTCCAGATAACATGGCAGTGAGAAAGATGTTCTTATTGAAAGATACAcccaatgtaaaaatgtaatccAAACAACACCACACCATGTACATTTTAACTTTGGCACGCTGTTCAAACCAGTGATATCACAAATACTGTTATCCTAGAAAATGTTGTCTGAAGCACTTATTTGTAGTCTAGTGTTACCTGAAAGTCCAGGTAATCACGTGGCAAAACGTGGCTTACAGTGAAACagctaaacaaaaaaaacaggattGAATGTAAACTTTAGGGTCAGATTGGAGGAGTACCCCTGTAGCTGTCTTTTGAAGTCTTCCACAATCCATCTGCAGACAATGAGTTATCAATTTGGCCATAGTAACATGTTCAAATCAATGCAGAGGCTATTAACAAAAGGTAAGGGCAGGTCCACGTTTTTTAGTTTACACAAATTCAAAAAGTACGATTCTACTCTACATAGCCTTATGATTACATATTTTTCCAAAGAACATtaagcgctctctctctctctctctcacacacacacacacacacacttccatattTACTCAATCATTTGAAGATTATAACAAATAGAAAAATGTACAACTGCTCAGCACAAAAAAATTACAGCTGTCAGTCATTGAAAATATGAACAGGTGGCATTTTAGGAAAAGCTTGTATTTAGCACCACCATACTAGCCAGCTTGCGAGGAGACAGGGGAGACAGTCACTTCAAAAAAGAACACTATAGCCTTGCTCTCCCACTGCAAAATGACTCCATGGCTTCTCAGCACAAGAGCAACTTTGGCATGCTTAATCCTCACAAATCCCACTTCACTTTGGATTACTGACAACACAAACAATAGATATAATATTTTTTCTCCAGCATACTCTCTTGActgaataatataataataaatatcaaAGAACAATAATGGTTTACAGTAATTTTGTTAATCTGATAATAATTCCTCTTGCTGGGAGTGAAGTAAACTCCCAaacaaaatatttacaaaaaatataGTAAAGTCTTTCAGAATggtaaattaaattaataattgGCTTAATTATACCTGCACCTGCTTAATTAGAATACAGGCAACTACAACCTGCACTTTAAAATGCTAATGGTATAAATAAATTAATCCACAAAGAATGACCAACCCCATCATTCTGCCTTAcatatatttgacctacatttatGTAAATCCATAGCATACTAACTTTGTGTTGCACAGGTAGTGATTAAATAATAGTGAAtccatcatcattattatcaaTTGGCCCTCACCTTCTGGGTTTAACAAGGGAAGGTTGTTGTTCTTATTTTAAACTCCAGGGGGCGAACTGCTACACTTGGTTGTTTTGGTGAGTCCCTTGTCTGTAACATCATTACACTATTTACAAAAGTATTAGTCCTCTTTTTACTTTAAGTCCTTAGAACATCATACGTGGCACCTGTCTTGGATCATTAATGTTGATATTTACAGCAGTATGACATGCAAACACAAGTTGCTCAGCTTTACAATACTGACTCTATGGCTCTCTCTCAATAACATGGAGCTGCATACCCACACAGCAATtcatacagaaaataaataaatcaaaaataTATCAAATCAAATGCACGTGACAAAGGAACATTCAGTTAAGGGTTGAGTACAACAAGGGTTAAGGCAGATCCATTGTCTGAAATCACCTCAACCAAAACCCCAGCTGGAATGTTACACCTCTAAAGTTGAACTACACACTCAGAGTCACAGTGAACGGGGACATTTTAGTCTAAATGCTGGCAAACAGATTGCTGGCGGGCTGACAGAATGGCTAATAACCAGTAGCAAGGATACATCCACAGAGCAGCAGCAAGATCCCTTGTGAGTTTGAAATATTGTGGGAAATAAAAAACTAATTCTGTACACCCTATATTAAGCAGCTTCACATCTGTCCTGGCAAATATTACTGCCTTTGGGGAAAGAAATGAAGATTATAGTTCAGTtagtctttgtttgtttccatttGAACGACAAAATATCCTGACTGACTGACACAGTAGATTTATAGGGCAACTGCCTTGTGCAAATGAGTGACTAGCCTGAAGCTGACTCACGAACCTCCTGTCATCAGTAAAAAGGGAGACATACTTACACGTATCAGTGTAATAAAAGCAAACCTGAGTTTTAGAGTAGTCGAGTAAATGGCGCTTAGGGCACTTCATGACTCACTTTCTAAGAGTCTGTGCTCAAATGGGATCCAGTATTAGCGGTTCACCTATTTTATGGCACCCTGTGGCAAGATGCAGCTGTAAACTCAGCCCTGGATTGTACGTACGGTTCCAAGATGCAGCTGGATTAATAAAAAATGAGGGGAAATTAAAATTACATTAGGAGATTTTCATGAAAGTCCTCTGTAGTATCACTAAAGGGAACATGGATAGTTGACGGCAGGCAGACATCCAACAGCATTAGATGTTGACGTTTGTGGTTACAGTGTTTTAGGTTAAAATTGATCTGAACATGTTGGAGGTTCACTGTTTGATATTCTTTGGCACCTCCAAGCCTGTAATAAGGGTCACCTGGAAACCACAACAAGAAATCTTAGATATCATGTTAGTTTATTGCTGTATCATGAGATTGAGGAATTAGCCTAACTACAAAgacactttttttccccctgaaaCTTCCTGGCGCTTTCTAGAAGCCACCTGCACTCACCTGGACATTCCGGTTGAGGCTGACAGCAGGCATGAAGACACCCTCCAGGTTCTCGAAGGCCACAGGCCCGTGCTGCTCTTTGTTAATGTAAAAGGTGAGGGAGTGCTTATTCAGGTCCAGAAGAATGCCTACCGTGGAGCCCTTGCTAATGCCCCCCTCAGCCctatggaaaacacacacaaacacggtcACGGATGTCTGCTCTTAGAAGTTGGTGGTTCCCAACTCATGCAGTAGTCCTTTGTAAGAAAATGAAACAACTTCTCATCAGTCTTGTTTAATAAAGTGCATCAGTCCAGCTTAATAAAGTGGAGATATTTCATGCCATGTCAAAAAACACATAGCAAAATTATGTAAAAGTCACAGATGGGCTCAATTCTCATGTTATGTAATCTTATTTCGTTTGCATT
Protein-coding sequences here:
- the c8h1orf131 gene encoding uncharacterized protein C1orf131 homolog; the protein is MVKNKESSEGEENVDQDFLDQVLNQLYDFGDGAKNRKTKKSQKKKKKITQEGEAEESASKDTLTNSVIHFEDRDESLYSKNSVQIDSTKAETSTLATKHSDVPVVVFEDPLKKQRTKPQIEMTERKEDGKEVKPPEMKKRKTEEEDEFSIEKARLEVHRFGITGYKKDQQRVFEQDRAIMLGAMPPKKEYVNYKHYQQMIKEKKQKEEEEAKGDKSKNKRKEGKPRDKKPRPMSSGEPSGQIGRFKGGVLVLNSKQLQAMNGKIKKSK